One Opitutaceae bacterium DNA segment encodes these proteins:
- a CDS encoding HD domain-containing protein, whose product MEESRLSRQVQFIVEVDKLKEIFRQTLVIGSRRAENDAEHSWHLCLIAVILAEHAADRSLDILKVLKMLIIHDLVEIDAGDTFAYDTARMADQHEREARAADRIFGLLPEDQRDEMRSLWEEFEEKATAESKFATAVDRFQPMLLNVRTQGAAWNRHGVTRDRVLARNAQIKQGAPAIWEYSAAMIEDAVNRGELAR is encoded by the coding sequence ATGGAAGAATCCAGGCTCTCCCGACAGGTTCAGTTCATTGTCGAAGTTGACAAGCTGAAGGAAATTTTTCGGCAGACATTGGTGATTGGGAGCCGGCGCGCGGAAAACGACGCCGAGCATTCGTGGCACCTTTGTCTGATAGCGGTGATCCTTGCGGAACACGCGGCGGATCGTTCCTTGGACATTCTCAAGGTTCTGAAGATGCTGATCATCCATGACCTGGTGGAAATCGATGCCGGCGACACCTTTGCGTACGACACCGCCCGCATGGCGGATCAGCACGAGAGGGAGGCCCGGGCCGCGGACAGGATCTTTGGGCTGCTTCCCGAGGACCAGCGGGACGAAATGCGATCGCTGTGGGAAGAGTTTGAGGAAAAGGCGACGGCCGAGTCAAAATTCGCGACAGCAGTCGATCGCTTCCAGCCCATGCTGCTCAATGTGCGCACGCAAGGGGCCGCGTGGAATCGCCATGGCGTCACCCGTGATCGCGTGCTCGCGCGCAACGCCCAGATCAAGCAGGGCGCTCCGGCGATCTGGGAGTATTCGGCGGCGATGATCGAGGATGCGGTGAACCGCGGCGAGCTTGCGCGGTAA
- a CDS encoding glycoside hydrolase family 27 protein has translation MKPHHPTVLLALILSIALPASARPRPELAASPPMGWNSWNWFGKKSINEQVVRETVDAMVSSGLRDAGYTFVVVDGGWRDTQLAPDGGLRSHPERFPGGMKALADYAHSRGLKFGLHTVPGTHDCGGDPVGGLGHEEVQMKQFVDWGLDFLKIDRCRNKASGRSEDNGWTEDVVKAVYTKWSGLIEHCGRDMVFSISAYRFRDWYPQTCHMARTTYDIEARVTGGAVFDDGLTDNRSGKFHSVMNVVELNNAVAAHAGHGYWNDPDMLVTGEQGLSPDEQQTHFALWCIMSAPLMIGSDPRHMIDAERNLLLNREAIAIDQDSTEQGRRIRQTNGTEVWLKHLKHGRLAVLLVNRDAKETRQISFTRTDGGPKGTWIVRDVFSNKDLKISDGRISLSTPPHGSHLLIVSRGSK, from the coding sequence ATGAAACCTCACCATCCAACCGTCCTTCTCGCACTCATTCTCAGTATTGCACTGCCCGCCTCCGCGAGGCCACGCCCCGAACTCGCCGCTTCGCCACCGATGGGCTGGAACAGCTGGAACTGGTTCGGAAAGAAAAGCATCAATGAACAGGTCGTGCGCGAGACGGTGGATGCCATGGTCTCCTCCGGCCTGCGCGATGCCGGCTACACGTTTGTCGTTGTCGACGGCGGCTGGCGCGACACCCAGCTCGCTCCCGACGGAGGCCTGCGTTCGCACCCGGAACGCTTTCCCGGAGGCATGAAGGCTCTTGCGGACTATGCCCACTCCCGCGGATTGAAATTCGGCCTTCATACAGTGCCCGGAACCCACGACTGCGGCGGCGATCCGGTTGGCGGCCTGGGACATGAGGAGGTGCAGATGAAACAGTTCGTCGACTGGGGCCTCGATTTCCTGAAAATCGACCGCTGCAGAAACAAGGCATCCGGTCGATCCGAGGACAACGGCTGGACGGAGGATGTCGTCAAGGCGGTCTACACGAAGTGGAGCGGTCTCATCGAGCATTGCGGGCGCGACATGGTTTTCAGCATCAGCGCCTACCGCTTTCGCGACTGGTATCCGCAGACCTGCCACATGGCGCGCACCACCTACGACATCGAGGCGCGCGTCACCGGCGGTGCAGTCTTCGATGACGGACTCACGGACAATCGCTCCGGGAAATTCCACAGCGTCATGAATGTTGTGGAGCTCAACAACGCAGTCGCAGCCCACGCCGGCCATGGCTACTGGAATGACCCTGACATGCTCGTGACCGGTGAACAAGGGCTGAGCCCCGACGAGCAGCAGACCCATTTCGCGCTCTGGTGCATCATGTCGGCGCCCCTCATGATTGGAAGCGATCCCCGCCACATGATCGATGCTGAAAGGAATCTTCTTCTGAATCGCGAAGCCATCGCCATCGATCAGGATTCCACTGAACAGGGTCGCCGCATCCGGCAGACCAACGGGACCGAGGTCTGGCTCAAGCACCTCAAACATGGCCGCCTCGCGGTCCTGCTGGTGAATCGCGATGCGAAGGAAACGAGACAAATCTCCTTCACGCGCACCGATGGCGGACCAAAGGGGACCTGGATCGTGCGCGACGTATTCTCAAACAAGGACCTCAAGATTTCCGACGGCAGAATCAGTCTCTCCACCCCGCCCCACGGCAGCCATCTGCTGATTGTCTCCCGCGGATCGAAGTGA
- a CDS encoding PIG-L family deacetylase has translation MNVLFLHAHCDDYEFTAAGTFELWRRRLGTDLRARVVVCTDGAAGHHFRTREETAKLRVKEQQASARIGQFEFDLLRLPDGSVPREACLQVSIPLLAALWKTIRDFKPDYIFCPPLAGDILAGIHNDHETIAEAVRRVAYMTNVPHAFTPEYPCDETLSTSCKVPVILTVYDGYMSGANSFDFAVDVEAAFQQVAEMSWCHQSQIREWLPWVGRHRMSPPATMADWLPTLRERFNRQNRELGFPGGHAREVFRVTAWGRIPTLEQLEKDLPPFHHLPGQRAALEERLHRWNHD, from the coding sequence ATGAACGTGCTCTTCCTTCACGCCCACTGCGACGACTACGAATTCACGGCCGCCGGCACCTTCGAATTGTGGCGGCGCAGGCTCGGTACCGACCTTCGTGCGCGTGTCGTTGTCTGCACCGATGGCGCCGCAGGCCACCATTTCCGCACACGCGAGGAAACCGCAAAGCTGCGTGTCAAGGAGCAGCAGGCCTCCGCGCGCATCGGCCAGTTCGAATTCGATCTGCTCCGGCTTCCGGACGGATCCGTTCCGCGCGAGGCCTGCCTGCAGGTCAGCATCCCCCTTCTCGCCGCACTTTGGAAAACAATCAGGGATTTCAAGCCCGACTATATTTTCTGCCCCCCGCTCGCCGGCGACATTCTGGCGGGCATCCACAATGATCATGAAACGATCGCTGAGGCGGTGCGCCGCGTCGCCTACATGACCAATGTGCCTCACGCGTTCACACCTGAGTATCCCTGCGATGAGACCCTCTCAACGTCCTGCAAGGTGCCAGTCATCCTGACCGTCTACGACGGATACATGTCCGGCGCGAACTCGTTCGATTTCGCCGTCGATGTGGAGGCGGCTTTTCAGCAAGTCGCGGAGATGAGCTGGTGCCACCAGTCGCAGATTCGCGAGTGGCTGCCCTGGGTCGGCCGCCACCGCATGAGTCCGCCCGCCACGATGGCCGACTGGCTGCCGACGCTGCGCGAGCGCTTCAACCGCCAGAATCGTGAACTTGGCTTCCCAGGCGGCCATGCCAGGGAGGTTTTTCGCGTTACAGCATGGGGCAGAATTCCAACGCTGGAGCAGCTCGAAAAAGACCTGCCACCCTTCCATCACCTCCCGGGCCAGCGTGCTGCGCTGGAGGAACGGCTTCATCGCTGGAACCACGACTGA
- the dgt gene encoding dNTP triphosphohydrolase yields MRNQFYSAFDTETWESGRKADYRTLFQIDRDRIIHAHAFRKLQSKTQVFLSGEYDFYRTRLTHSMEVAQIGRSICNYLRTRGDPLGDEMFIDADLVEAVCLAHDLGHPPFGHSGERTLQELMTPWGGFEGNAQTLHLLTETLYQDSTGVHGMQPTRALLDGVLKYKKLFSEFPSPPQRHFLYDSQESVRAFVFAGNPIPTELQQGDALNGFKSVECQIMDWADDAAYSLNDIVDGVKAGFLTTERIERWASEIGIGAAEQVWIDALLAAIRSDRLELTFSQKIGQFITGCRLRQKSCFLSAQTNRHRFELVVSDGALQEAAFYKRMANDIIFESPQLQQMEHKARRVLFDLWNSAWTNYVDRKSRTIRILPPQTGRLIEAAPDEAAKARQICDWLAGLTDGMIVRTYRRLFDAEFGSIRDLS; encoded by the coding sequence ATGCGCAACCAATTTTATTCCGCGTTCGATACCGAAACCTGGGAGTCCGGCAGGAAGGCGGACTACCGCACGCTGTTTCAGATCGACCGCGACCGCATCATCCATGCGCATGCGTTCCGCAAGCTCCAGTCAAAGACCCAGGTCTTTCTCTCCGGCGAATACGATTTCTACCGGACCCGGCTCACGCATTCCATGGAGGTCGCGCAGATCGGACGCTCGATTTGCAACTACCTTCGGACCCGCGGCGATCCGCTCGGCGATGAGATGTTTATCGACGCGGACCTCGTCGAAGCCGTGTGTCTCGCGCACGACCTGGGGCATCCGCCATTCGGTCATTCGGGAGAGCGCACGCTTCAGGAGCTCATGACCCCGTGGGGGGGATTTGAAGGCAATGCCCAGACGCTTCATCTGCTGACTGAAACGCTGTACCAGGACAGCACAGGCGTCCACGGCATGCAGCCCACGCGCGCGCTGCTGGACGGCGTCCTCAAGTACAAGAAACTCTTCAGCGAGTTCCCCTCCCCTCCCCAGCGGCATTTTCTCTATGACTCGCAGGAATCCGTGCGCGCCTTCGTCTTCGCAGGCAACCCGATCCCGACCGAGCTTCAGCAGGGGGATGCGCTGAACGGCTTCAAAAGCGTGGAGTGCCAGATCATGGACTGGGCGGACGACGCCGCCTATTCGTTGAATGACATCGTGGATGGCGTGAAAGCGGGATTCCTCACCACCGAACGAATCGAGCGCTGGGCCTCGGAGATTGGCATCGGCGCGGCGGAACAGGTTTGGATCGACGCCCTGCTCGCAGCCATCCGGTCCGACAGACTCGAACTCACCTTCTCCCAGAAAATCGGCCAGTTCATCACGGGATGCCGGCTCCGGCAAAAATCGTGCTTCCTGTCGGCCCAGACCAATCGCCACCGTTTCGAACTCGTGGTCTCGGATGGCGCACTTCAGGAGGCCGCCTTCTACAAGCGCATGGCCAACGACATCATTTTCGAAAGTCCGCAGCTCCAGCAGATGGAACACAAGGCGCGGCGCGTGTTGTTCGATCTCTGGAATTCCGCCTGGACAAACTACGTCGATCGAAAATCGCGCACGATTCGAATCCTCCCTCCTCAGACTGGCAGGCTGATTGAGGCCGCACCCGATGAGGCCGCCAAAGCCCGGCAGATTTGCGACTGGCTCGCGGGCCTGACCGACGGCATGATTGTGCGAACCTATCGCAGACTCTTCGACGCGGAATTCGGCAGCATCCGCGACCTGAGCTGA